CCACGATGGCACGCAGGCGAAGGCCCTGCCCGCCGCCGGCCTTTTCCACCAGGATGCGGGCGAGCAGGCGCCCGATGCGGCCAAAGCCGTATAGGACGACGTCGGTGCTGGTGCGTTCATCGGCACCCCGCTTGCCGGCGACGTCGGCCAGTTCGGCCCGCAGGAACTCGTGCAGGTCCCCGCCCTTCTCCTTGTACTTGTTGCCCATCCGCGCGAGGTCAACGGAAGCGGCTCCGAGTTCCAGCTCGGTCAGGGCTTTGAGCAGCGGATAGGTTTCCGAGACGGGCAGCTCCGCTTCGTCGATCTGGCGCGCAAACCGGTGCGCCTTCAGGATCTCGATCACCGATTTGTTCACCAGCGGACGTCCGTACACCGAGGTCACTACGCTGTTTTCCCGGTAGAGCCGTCCGATCAGCGGGATCATGGCCTCGGCGAGGGCTTCCCGGTCCATCCAAGTGTCAAGGCACGTATCGGAGTTGGAACTCACAGATCTTCACATCCTTTTCTCAGCCGGCACTGCGTTGTGCCGGTTGGCAGTAATGCCTCTAAGTGTATTAGGACACATCGCACCGGCCGGACGCCTCCCGGAGACGTTCGTCACACTCAGGAGGGGCGGAGCCGGGACGCTTCCTGGCCGGCCGGTTTCCCCGCCGTGCCCTCCGGTTCCAGGTCCTCGAGGTCCCGGACCCGGCGCAGCGGCCCCAGGGCCGCGGCGAGCGGCGCGAGGGCGGCCACCAGGATGCCGGTCAATATGGCACCCCGGATGCCTACCAGCTCCACGAGGATGCCGGCGGCGAACGCCGCCAAAGCCAGCATTCCCCAAGTGATCATCCGCTGGGCGGACCCAAGCCGTCCGAGCATCTGCGGCGGGCATGCCCGCTGCCGGAACGTGGTGGACACAACGATGTTCAGGGAAATGGCGAACCCCGCCACAAAGAGGCCGATGAAGCCGGCAGTCATTCCCCATCCAGGTGAAATCAGCAGCAGGCTGGCGTAACCGGCCACGGCCGGGAACATGGAATACCGCCACACCCGGCCCGAGCCGACGCGTGAGGCTATCCGTTTGACGGACAGTCCGCCCAGGGTGCCGCCCACCGCCGTGGCCGCAGTCAGCAGGCCCAGCATGCCCGGCGTCTCCCCCAGGGACCGGATCACCAGAAGGACCAGCAACGAGACCACGATGTTTCCGCCCAGGTTCCACAGCGCCCCCGTCACAAGGAGCATGCGCAGCGGCAGCGTACTGAAGACATAACGCACGCCCTCCCCCATGTCCCGGAGCACCCGCCGGTCCTTCGGCCGGTCGGGCCGGGGTTCACGGATGTCCAGGCGCAGGATGGCAGCCAGTGAGCCCAGGGAGGCCGCAACCTGCAGCAGGAGGGCATTGGAAGCGCCCCACGCGCCGGTGACCCAGCCGCCCAGGGCCCGCCCGCCGGCGTCGCCGAAGGCACCCGAACCGGTCATCAGTCCGTTGCCCTCGACCAGTTCTTCCCGGGCCACGGCGCTGGGAACCAGTGCCTGCTCAGCGAGGGTGAAAAACACTGCGGCAAGCCCGGCGCCGAAAGAAACGGCGAAAAGCTGGACCACGGTCAGCAGGTCCAGCCACCAGGCCACGGGCAGGCTGGCCAGGAGCAGTGTCCTGACAGCGAGGGAGGCCACAATAATGGGCCGGCGCCGGTACCGGTCCACCAGCACTCCTATGGGCAAACCGAAGAGCAGCCAGGGCAGGAAAGTCATGCCCGCAAGGACCGCTACGGTGAAATTCGACGCGTCCAGTTCAGTCACCGCAATAACGGGCAGGGCAACGCTGGTTACGGCACCGCCGAAAATTCCGGCAGTCGAAGAAATCCACAACCTCCGGAAATTGGCGTTGCGGATAACCAAAGGTTTCCGGGCTGCCTCGGTTTGGGACATTGCCACAGAATAGCCCAGCGCCCGATTAATCCAACCCGTTGCGGCCCAAACCGAATCCAATTGCAGGAAACCCCGGCAAAAGGTGCGCCATTGTTGAGCACTTAAGCGGTTTCCCGGGCGGCCCGGGGAAATGCGGGCGGGGGTGGACGGGTTGGCCGATAAGCCGGGTTTTGTGCGTCCGGTCCGTTACCGGGCCGGACGGAGCAATCATCCATCTAGGGCCGCCGTTGCCGGCGGCCTCAAGCGGCCTACCCGGACACATCGGGCGGGCAGCCCTCAAACGTGTCCTGTATGGCCTTGCTCCGGGTGGGGTTTACCTAGCCGTCCCGGTCACCCGGGACGCTGGTGGTCTCTTACACCGCCTTTTCACCCTTACCTGCGGACCGGCAAAACCGGTCTGCGGGCGGTTTGTTTTCTGTGGCACTGGCCTGCGGGTTTCCCCGAGTGGGCGTTACCCACCACCCTGCCCTGCGGAGCCCGGACTTTCCTCGGCGGCAGCGGCGTCCCGAAGGCAGCCGCACCGACGCGATTGCCTGGCCAACCCGTCCACGGTCAACTCTACCGTCCCCGCGGACCCGACCCGGACCCGCCGCCCGGCTCGCGTAGGATTAACCGGTGCTGATTCTGCTCCCGCCCTCCGAAGGCAAAACTCCGGCGCCGGCCGGTCCGGCCCTGGACCTGTCGCGCCTGCACTTTCCTCTGCTGTCCGAACCGCGCGGACTGGTCCTGAAAGCACTGGCCGAAACCAGCCGGTCCGATGCGGCGCTGGAAGTGCTGGGAGTCGGTGCCACCTTGGCCGCGGAAGTGCAGCGCAATACCGTGCTGGCGGAGCAGCCGTGCGCGCCCGCGCACCGGGTGTACACCGGTGTTCTGTACGACGCCCTGGGCTATGCCTCGCTGCCGGCAGCATCGCAGCGCCGGGCAGATGACGCAGTGCTGGTGATGTCGGCTCTGTGGGGCGCCCTGGGCTTCGCCGATCCCATTCC
This Arthrobacter sp. zg-Y20 DNA region includes the following protein-coding sequences:
- a CDS encoding MFS transporter is translated as MSQTEAARKPLVIRNANFRRLWISSTAGIFGGAVTSVALPVIAVTELDASNFTVAVLAGMTFLPWLLFGLPIGVLVDRYRRRPIIVASLAVRTLLLASLPVAWWLDLLTVVQLFAVSFGAGLAAVFFTLAEQALVPSAVAREELVEGNGLMTGSGAFGDAGGRALGGWVTGAWGASNALLLQVAASLGSLAAILRLDIREPRPDRPKDRRVLRDMGEGVRYVFSTLPLRMLLVTGALWNLGGNIVVSLLVLLVIRSLGETPGMLGLLTAATAVGGTLGGLSVKRIASRVGSGRVWRYSMFPAVAGYASLLLISPGWGMTAGFIGLFVAGFAISLNIVVSTTFRQRACPPQMLGRLGSAQRMITWGMLALAAFAAGILVELVGIRGAILTGILVAALAPLAAALGPLRRVRDLEDLEPEGTAGKPAGQEASRLRPS